The following nucleotide sequence is from Methylotenera sp. G11.
CCTGTCATTGCATCTGATATTCCCGCAATGCGGCCGCTTATCAACGGTGCAGGCGGGGCGGCAGTAACGCCTAAGGATGCGCATGCATTGGCGGAAGCAATCCGCGATTATTTAGATCTTAACGAGTCAGAATTAGCGCTTAAGGGAAGTAACTGCCTTGATTATGTATTGCACAATCATACGATTACCCAATATCGCCAAGATTTTTTAAGTTTGATCGAGAGACATATTCGTGAGTGAATCTGCAAATGGAATTGTGAGGTTACTCAACGATAAAAGATACTGGAACGGTATTTTTATTATCTGGATTTGCAGTTTCTTCATATTGCCTGATGCTACATCGGTAAGACTTCTGTTTTATTGCTTTATTACGATCCCATCACTTTTCTTAATCAGCCAGATCAAAATATCCCAGCATGCAAAATTTGGTTTGCAGAAGTCATTATTGGTTTTAATGATCGCAATCCTGCTTGCCAGTTCACTGCATCATGACCTGCTAAAGCAAATCAAGTATGTCGGGATACTGATCCTGTTTTACTTTGCGGTAAGCAGGCTGGATGTCTCGAACCTTAAGGATGTCTGGAGAGTTGCCTGGTTTTTCCTGGCAATCACATTTGCTTATATACTCATTAATATGTTGCTGAAAAGCCAAACAAATGAATATGGCTTAGGCCAGCGGCTGAGTCATTTAAGCGGAAAGATCAGTAATCCGATATTTGTAACAGACTTTATGGCAATCATGCTGGCCGCAATTACGGCATTAAGCCTGAAACTTCAGAAATTCAGATCATTAATATTGGCTCATTTTCTTGTGCTTTTATTCAGCCTGCTGGTATTGCAGTCGCGTAGCATTATCCCGGTATGGATTGCGATTCTGGGGCTCACCATATTGGATATTCGATTGGTGAATGGTCAGTATAAATACATCATGGTCAGCCTGCTTTTATTATTGGCGTTTATAACGGCTTTCATCCTGATGAACACAGATATCGGAGCTGCAATATTACAAAGAGGCGATAGTTACAGGCTGGAAATATGGAGCGCTTATATCGCAGCTGCACGTGAGTGCGGGGTCGTTGTTGGCTGTGGCAACCTTGACAAATTCCAGTTCATTGCTAAAGATGGATTACGTATCTCGCACGCACACAATATTTTCATAGCCTATTTCTTTAAATATGGATTGATAGGGCTGATTCCATTATTGTCAGTGGTTGTTTGGGCCGTTTATTATGGTTTAAAAAAAATACCCTGGGCTGCCTGGATGTTGATTGCAGGCGTCGTGAGCTTATCTTTTGACGGAAACAATATATTGAAAAGAGCGAATGAAACCTGGTTAATATTTCATTTGCCGCTAGCCATAATATTGGCCGCTTATTTCGAAGGGCTTTGACCTGCGGGTTGGTTGCCGAGCTAGATACTGTCGGACAATACGCACCGCCTACGCAGTATTTATGGGCTCTACACATCTATTGCAACCTTAATTCTTTATCGCATTGGAAAGATTAAGTAACCTAATAAGTCTAAGTCGTTAAATCCTAGCATGGTTATTCGAGCCTATATTAAATCAATGACCGTCCACTTTGTCCGGCAAATTTGCCAAAGGCGTGTTAATCCGAAAGCTGACTGTTAACTATAGAAGCTAACTGACTGTGATCGGCCCGTTGCTGCCATTCACTCAAATGCCCCTAAACGACCGCTAAGCTGTGAGTTCGATCTCTGCAACGAACTAACGGTAGGCCCTATTTCCGCACGAAACCGAGCGGTCAAGCAATGCCTCGACTTAGCATTCGCGAAGCCCTATAATAAAAACTTTGTCGAAAGAACCGTCATGGCCGCAGCCATGAAGGGCTTTCATTCTTTCAGCTAAGTGTGGTGAAGATGAGTAAGCCTTTCATTTCCCTGTGTCCCGAGATCACTAGGGCAGACGCGCTCAAGCTCATGGACTGGTTAGAAGACGAGTGCGTCACCCGCTACCTGAGCGATTCGCGCCATGTCTCCCGGTTCATCGAACAGGTTATCGGACGGGTCCAATTGCCTATCCTGACCCATCTGTTCAACCAGGGCGGTCGGTTCTTCATGGCCTACGACCAGCATGACGTGCCTGTGGGGTTCGTACGCCTCGTCAAGACAGGCACGGACTGCGAAATGGTCCTGGTCATCGGCAACCGCGACTCTTGGGGGCGAAAGCTCGGGGCCAGCACCATCCGCGAAGGCATGAAGCTCGCGTTCTTCGAAATGCGGGCCGATAAGCTCATTGCCAAGATCCACGTGGAAAACATACGCTCGCTGAGGGCTTTCGAGCGCTGCGGCTTCCTGCTTGAAAGTCAGATGCCTAGCATGAAGTCCTTCACCATGACCTCTGAGCGTTATCTTCGGCTCTTGCGCGAAAGTTCTGCGGATCATGACAGCGGCATCCAGATCACCGAAATCGACAAAGCACGGCTCACGAACCTGCTCGCGCTCGAACATCCCTCGGCTGTTTTCGAACTTGAGCATGAGATCGAGCGAGCCATCATTGTCGATTCGTACCAAGTGGCGCAGGATGTCGTCACGATGAACTCCAGGGCCCTAGTGCAGTTGGACGACGAGGAAGTGGAAGTCGCCGTGGTCTACCCAGAGGAAGCGGATTGCAGTGACGGGAAACTGTCGGTTTGCTCAGATATTGGTACCGCGATACTGGGCTACAAGGAGGGCGATGCCTTCGACTGGCGCATAACGAACCGTACCCGCCATATTCGGATTGGGAAAGTGCTTTATCAGCCGGAGGCCGCAGGCGATTTTCACCTATAGGTTCGCACGCTTCGCCATAGTCGCCGATCGCTGAAGTCAAAAAAACCTAAGCTGAACGACAGCTTTGTCCCGCTTAGTTGCCGTTCATGCATAATTATCAACTGCCCCTGTTGACAAAATGGGAGCATTCATAAATTTTCAACGTGACAGTTTTGTCACGTTATGACGAGTCTAAACAAGTAAATGCGGGCCTAAAACACTATATAAATGATGATTTTTAAAGTTGAAAAAACACTATAATCTACGTAGCGCATCATTAATTAAATGCGTTCCAATCACTATTGAGTGTGGGTATCGCCTGTTAAGTGATAAGTTAATCTGTAAAGGAAAAATGTAATGAAATTGAATGCGTATGCAGCATTATTCGCAGGTTTTATATTCGCAAACCATGCAATGGCTGAAAATAGCACGCTCAAAACCGCGGTTGGCGGCGGCGTAGGCGCTGCAGCTGGTACGGCGGTTGGCCAGGCTGTCGGCGGCAGCACCGGTGCGATCGTAGGCGCTGCAGTTGGTGGAGGTGTCGGCGGTGCTGTGACCACTAAAGGCGACGCACGCACGGGCGCAATCATCGGCGGTGCTGCAGGCGGGGCGACCGGAGCGGTAGTCGGGCAGAAAGTCGGCGGCAGTACGGGCGCAATCGCGGGGGCAGGTGTTGGCGGAGCGGGTGGGGCGGCTGTCGGCAAGGCGATTGCTGAACCGGATAATAAACGTGCTTCAGTGCGAAGAGGCAGTGGTGTTTATAGTGGTGTATATTATGACGATTCATATCCTGTGAAAAAAGGACATCCGGGTAATGGTCATGCTTATGGGCATTACAAAAATAAAAATAAACATAAGCATAAACATTAATTCCTCACGTTAACTGGATAAAACAAATGAGGCGCCTTAAGGCGCCTCATTTGTTTTATTGCTGCATTTTTTATGGTTTCTTATCGGTTGGCTGTTGTTTGCTTTTTCAGGCGTTGGCTGGCCTAGGCAATTACAAGCGCCTGGTTTGTTCGAAAATAGCTTTATTCTTCTATTCTAAAGCCTACTTTAATCGTGACTTGAAAGTGGGCGACTTTACCGTCCACAATGTGGCCGCGCGTTTCTATGACTTCAAACCAGTTCAGGTGCTTCAGTGTAAGCGATGCCTTGGTGATGGCTGTCTGGATTGCGTCATCTGAGCTGATGGGGGAAGAACCTACCAGTTCGATCACTTTATAAGTATGTGCTGACATATACCCTCCAATGTGTTGATGAAAGATTCACACTGCCATAATAGCGCTAATTCAAATATAAAAACACCGCTTATTCATTCACCAAGCCAGTCTTTATGCATGAAGATGCAGAGATAAAAAAAGCCCGATTTCTCGGACTTTTTCAATTTTAAATCAGCTTACTTATTTTGTGTTTCAACCATCACCAAAGGTTCAGTTGCTGCTGTTTCGGTGGCCTGTTTCTGCCATGAGGCAGCCCTGCGGGGGGCGCGAGGTTTTTCTTCAGTAACCGGAGCAACCACTTTTGCAGCATCAGCTTTGGTTTCCACCAGCTGCAGGCCTGCTGCTGCCAAGTCTACCGGGGCTGATTCCGTTTTAGCTTTGCGTGGACGGGCAGGGCGTTTTTTATCTCCTTTTGCCGCTTTTTCAACAGCATCGGTAGCTATTTCAGCCGTTTCACCAGCAGGCTCTGCTTTAGCTTCCGTTTTTTCATCTGAGGCTGCATTGTTTGCCGGTGCTTTTTTAGCAGCGTTTTTTGCCGGCCTGGCTTTTTTGGATTCAGCTGCTGGTGCAGTTTCCTGGCTAGGCGTCTCACTGCCTGTAACAACGGCCTTTACCTCTGCAGGTGATTCTGATGCAAGGGCTTTTTCAACCGGAGCTGGCGCAGCGCTTTCAGCTTTGGCTTCTGCCTGGCTTGGTACCTCGACAGTGACGTTAGCCTGATTTGCAGTAATCTCTTCATTAGGGACAAAAGGACGATTGCTGTCGCGTGCTGCATTCTCATCACGGTCACGGCGGCCACGGCGATTGTTGCGGTTACGGCGGCCGCTGCGCTCAGAGCGCTGCTCAGCAGTTTCGTTAGCTGCGCCTTCATTGGTCACATTTGCAGCTGCTACGTTTGCCTGCTGGTTGCGTTGGGGTTCCTGGCGTTGCTGCTCATTACGCTGCTGCTGTGGTCTAGGCTGACGTTGTTCCTGTGCCTTGTTCTCAGCAGGGCGTTGTTCTTGCGCTTTTGCTTCCGGGTTGCGGTTCGGGCGGTCTTGTGCTGCATTTTTCTCGCTGCGTTCACCACGGCTACGTTCGTTGCGGTTACGGTTGCGATTGCGGCCACGGTTGTTATCTCGGCGTGATTCACCGGTTTTCTCTTCAGATTTTTCTTCTTTAGCCTTGCTTGCTGAGGTAAAGAAGTTCTTAATGCGGGCAAACAGTGAAAGCTTAGGTTCAACCTTTTCGGCAACAATCGGTGCCGGTGCTGCCGGGGTAATGCCTTTTACCGCAGCTACGGGTTTTGCCGCCTTGGCTTCTTCGGCTGCATGTGCCACATAAGTGGTTTCCGTCGGCAGTTCTACCATGTTGTAGCTGGCGCGGTTGTTATCCTGGTTAACATCATCATGTTTAATGCGCATGATGTTGTAGTTAGGTGTCTCAAGATGGATGTTAGGAATCAATACGACTTCTACACCCATGCGCTGTTCGATTTTATGAATGTCTGCACGTTTTTCATTAAGCAGGAAGGTTGCCACTTCAACCGGCAATTGCACCTGGATAATTGCGCTGTTTTCTTTCATTGCATCTTCCTGCGTGATACGCAGAATGTGCAGTGCCGTTGATTCAATACCACGGATATGGCCAGTGCCATGGCAGCGTGGGCATGGGATATGGTTGGTTTCACCAAGGCTCGGACGCAGACGCTGGCGTGATAGTTCCAGCAGGCCGAAGCGCGAGATCTTGCCGGTTTGCACACGGGCGCGATCCAAATGCAGGGCGTCACGCAGGGCGTTTTCAACTTCACGCTGGTTGCGTTGGCTTTCCATGTCGATAAAATCGATGACAACCAGGCCGCCCAGGTCGCGCAGGCGCAGTTGGCGAGCGACTTCTTCAGCGGCTTCCAGGTTGGTATTCAATGCGGTTTGTTCAATGTCGCTGCCACGGGTTGCGCGGCCTGAGTTGACGTCAACAGAAACCAGGGCTTCCGTGTGGTCGATTACGATTGCGCCGCCTGACGGCAGACGTACTTCACGTGCGAAAGCGGATTCAATCTGGTGTTCGATCTGGAAACGTGTGAACAGCGGGATTTCATCCTGATACAGTTTTACGCGCGCCACATTGCCTGGCATCACGTGGTTCATGAACTGTACAGCCTGCTCGTGGATGTCCGGCGTATCGATCAGGATTTCGCCGATGTCTGAGCTGAAGTAGTCGCGGATCGCACGGATTACCAGGCTGCCTTCCTGATAGATCAAGTATGCGCCCGGCTGCATGGCTGAAGCGCCATCGATGGCTGTCCATAATTGCGTCAGGTAGTTGAGGTCCCATTGCAGTTCTTCAACGCTGCGACCAATGCCGGCGGTGCGTGCAATGATGCTCATGCCTTTAGGCACTTCAAGTTTGGCTAATACGTCACGCAGTTCGTCGCGGTCTTCACCTTCGATACGGCGTGATACACCGCCTCCGCGCGGATTGTTTGGCATCAGCACCAGGTAGCGACCAGCCAGTGAGATAAAGGTGGTGAGCGCGGCGCCTTTGTTGCCGCGTTCGTCCTTATCGACCTGAACGATGATTTCCTGACCTTCTTTTAAGGCATCCTGAATGCGGGCGCGGCTGTCGGCACCCTCTTTATAGTAGCTGCGGGCGACTTCCTTGAATGGCAAAAAGCCGTGGCGATCTTGTCCGTAATCGACAAAAGCCGCTTCTAATGATGGTTCTATGCGGGTGATGACGCCTTTGTAGATATTGCTTTTGCGCTGTTCTTTACCGGCGTGTTCAATATCCAGGTCGATGAGTTTCTGACCATCTACGATCGCAACGCGTAATTCTTCCGACTGCGTTGCATTAAATAACATGCGTTTCATTGTTTGCTCCTGCGCTTCATTGCGCGAGCAGACTTATTGCTTAAATGTAAGCTCCGAATAAAAGGTGAAAGTGCCAAACTGCGGCGGAATCACTGTAGAAGCGCCATGTTTTTGTGGTGACATGGGCCGGTTGAATTTCAACGATTGCGAATGCAGCCATTGTGCAATTTAACGAGATATTGCGCATGAGCGCTATACATTTAGATCTGGTTGAGTCGGTCAACTGGACCGAGTCTGTGTAAATGATCTAAATTTTATTGTTTAAACAGAGTGGCTCATGTTGAAACAGGTATATTCGTTCGTTAAAGCAAACTAATTGCTATATTTATGCTTAAATGCGGCCAGGTAATCTGCCTGCTGTAGCTTAAATTCGTTAAAATTCTATCTTTAGTAAATTCCAATTTGTAAAATCGGTGAGCTGCTTATAAGCCGGCCTAACCGATATATGCCAAATTTGACGATCACTTTAAGTCGCGCTTTATCTTTGTTTGTCTGCGGCGGCTTGAGCGCTATTTTTTACTTACCGCTACTTTATAATATGGCGAGCGGCGTTAACCAAGTAATTTTTTTGCCACTAATTTTTTATAAACACACCATCTACAATAAAATGTCCTGATGCGATGTGTTTACTGATATTAAGTGTATTCTTATCGGGAATTTAACATTAACTCCATTTGTTAAACCATTAAGAATCATCGCAGTATAAGCTACATCAATCATTTAAGCAAAGCATGAACAATTTAATTACAGAAAATCAAGGCGGTAAAATTTCTAAAGTCAGTGAATCGGCTGCGGCATTCCTGACTGTTGATGAGGCTAGCGAAGGTCAGCGCGTTGATAATTTTTTGACCAAGACCTTAAAAGGCGTGCCGAAAAGCCACGTTTACCGCATTTTGCGCAGCGGCGAAGTGCGCGTGAATAAAAAACGCATAGATGCAGACTTTCGCCTGAGCCTGGGCGATGTTGTGCGGGTACCACCAGTCCGGGCAACCATCGCAGAGAAACCTGAAGGCGCAGTACCTGCTGCTTCAAAGTTTGAAAACGCAATCATTTACGAAGATGATGCGATGCTGGTCATTGATAAAGCGGCCGGTTTTGCTGTTCATGGCGGCAGCGGTGTCAGCCGTGGCGTGATCGAGCAGTTGCGTATGGAACGGCCAAAAGCCAAGTTCCTGGAACTGGTGCATAGGCTGGATCGCGAAACTTCAGGCGTGCTGATGCTAGCCAAAAAACGAAGTGCGCTCGTTGCCTTGCATGAGGCGATCCGCAATAACCAGACTGACAAACGTTATTTGATGTTGGTGCAAGGTGAATGGCTGGAGCAGAAAAAACGTGTAGTGCTGGATTTGCAGAAATATGTTCTGCCAAATGGTGAGCGCAGGGTGAACGTGGTGACTGATGCCAGCAAAGATAAATTCGGTGAACGCCAGACTTCAGAAACCATGTTCCGCTTGATAAAGAACTATAGCCACCCCATTATAGGTAAGTACTCCCTGCTGGAGGCACAATTAGTGACAGGCCGCACCCATCAGCTGCGGGTACAATTGTCGCATTTGGGTTTTCCGATTGTTGGAGATGATAAATACGGTGATTTTGCATTGAATAAGGCGCTTGTAAAACATGGCCTTAAACGCATGTTCCTGCATTCGTCAGTAACAAAAATCAGGCATCCGCTCACACAGGAGAAGCTGGAGCTGGTCGCGCCTATGCCGACAGAGTTGGGTAAGTTTCTGAAGAATTTAGAGAAAGAATAATAGCAGTATGGTAAAGCAGTATGATTTGATCGTGTGGGATTGGGATGGCACGCTCGCCGATTCAACCGGCATGATCACAAGGGCAATTATCAAGGCGGCAGAGCAGGCGGGCCTGCCACCGTTAACAGCGCAGGCAGCCAGCAGCATTATTGGCTTAGGCCTGCGCGAGTCGATTGATACCTTGTATCCCGGCATTTCTGACACGCAGGCCAAGGTGCTGGCCACGCAGTACAATGTGAATTATTTTGCAGGCGAGAGCGACATTCCATTGTTTGCCGGTGCTGCGGATACGATCAGGGCACTGAACCGGCGTGGTTTCAAATTGGCCGTGGCTACCGGAAAAAGCCGCCGCGGGCTTAATCTTGCCCTGGAGCACACACAATTGCGCAATTTCTTTCATGCGACCAGAACCGTGGATGAGTGTTTTTCAAAACCGCATCCGCAGATGCTGGATGAACTCATGGATGACCTGGTTGTACTGCCGGAACGCACCTTGATGATTGGCGACACCAGTTATGATCTGCAAATGGCAAAAAATGCCGGTGTACAGTCTATCGGCGTGAGCTATGGCGCCCAATCGGCTGATGCCTGGCAGGATTTGAGCCCGGTTCAGCAATTTGATGATTTTAATGCATTAAGTCAGTGGCTGCTTGAATATGCATAATTTACCAGGCATGGATATTGATGTGGATTCAGTGGTTTTAAACAGCGCAGACCTCGAGGATGGCGGTAAAGGCCTGCGTTTTGCGCTACCGGCCTTGGGGCAGAATGTGACGGGGTTTGTTGTCCGGTATAAAGGTAAGCCTTATGCTTACGTAAACCAGTGTGCGCATGTTTCGGTGGAGCTGGATTGGAATCAGGGTGAGTTTTTCACTGCGCAGCAAGACTTTCTGATCTGTGCAACACATGGCGCGCATTATCGTCCGGACAACGGGTTTTGTGTCATGGGGCCGTGCAAAGGAAAAAGCTTGAAGCCATTGAAAGCCATTGAACAAAATGGCCAAATTATCATCAACATCACATCCGCTATTTAAACGGTATTTTATTAATCGCGATATTTAAGCGTTAACTCAGGAATTTTGAATCATGTCAGAACAGAATCAGCAAACAGAAGCTGCAAATGAAGCAGGGCAGAAACCTAATACCATTGAAGATGCAAAATGGCAGCGAGACGTGATCGAAAAGCTGGCTTTTTCCGCATTGACCGAACAGAAAACGGCTCGTCGCTGGAGCACGCTGT
It contains:
- a CDS encoding O-antigen ligase family protein, which gives rise to MIAILLASSLHHDLLKQIKYVGILILFYFAVSRLDVSNLKDVWRVAWFFLAITFAYILINMLLKSQTNEYGLGQRLSHLSGKISNPIFVTDFMAIMLAAITALSLKLQKFRSLILAHFLVLLFSLLVLQSRSIIPVWIAILGLTILDIRLVNGQYKYIMVSLLLLLAFITAFILMNTDIGAAILQRGDSYRLEIWSAYIAAARECGVVVGCGNLDKFQFIAKDGLRISHAHNIFIAYFFKYGLIGLIPLLSVVVWAVYYGLKKIPWAAWMLIAGVVSLSFDGNNILKRANETWLIFHLPLAIILAAYFEGL
- a CDS encoding bifunctional GNAT family N-acetyltransferase/nucleoside diphosphate kinase regulator, which codes for MSKPFISLCPEITRADALKLMDWLEDECVTRYLSDSRHVSRFIEQVIGRVQLPILTHLFNQGGRFFMAYDQHDVPVGFVRLVKTGTDCEMVLVIGNRDSWGRKLGASTIREGMKLAFFEMRADKLIAKIHVENIRSLRAFERCGFLLESQMPSMKSFTMTSERYLRLLRESSADHDSGIQITEIDKARLTNLLALEHPSAVFELEHEIERAIIVDSYQVAQDVVTMNSRALVQLDDEEVEVAVVYPEEADCSDGKLSVCSDIGTAILGYKEGDAFDWRITNRTRHIRIGKVLYQPEAAGDFHL
- a CDS encoding dodecin; protein product: MSAHTYKVIELVGSSPISSDDAIQTAITKASLTLKHLNWFEVIETRGHIVDGKVAHFQVTIKVGFRIEE
- a CDS encoding Rne/Rng family ribonuclease is translated as MKRMLFNATQSEELRVAIVDGQKLIDLDIEHAGKEQRKSNIYKGVITRIEPSLEAAFVDYGQDRHGFLPFKEVARSYYKEGADSRARIQDALKEGQEIIVQVDKDERGNKGAALTTFISLAGRYLVLMPNNPRGGGVSRRIEGEDRDELRDVLAKLEVPKGMSIIARTAGIGRSVEELQWDLNYLTQLWTAIDGASAMQPGAYLIYQEGSLVIRAIRDYFSSDIGEILIDTPDIHEQAVQFMNHVMPGNVARVKLYQDEIPLFTRFQIEHQIESAFAREVRLPSGGAIVIDHTEALVSVDVNSGRATRGSDIEQTALNTNLEAAEEVARQLRLRDLGGLVVIDFIDMESQRNQREVENALRDALHLDRARVQTGKISRFGLLELSRQRLRPSLGETNHIPCPRCHGTGHIRGIESTALHILRITQEDAMKENSAIIQVQLPVEVATFLLNEKRADIHKIEQRMGVEVVLIPNIHLETPNYNIMRIKHDDVNQDNNRASYNMVELPTETTYVAHAAEEAKAAKPVAAVKGITPAAPAPIVAEKVEPKLSLFARIKNFFTSASKAKEEKSEEKTGESRRDNNRGRNRNRNRNERSRGERSEKNAAQDRPNRNPEAKAQEQRPAENKAQEQRQPRPQQQRNEQQRQEPQRNQQANVAAANVTNEGAANETAEQRSERSGRRNRNNRRGRRDRDENAARDSNRPFVPNEEITANQANVTVEVPSQAEAKAESAAPAPVEKALASESPAEVKAVVTGSETPSQETAPAAESKKARPAKNAAKKAPANNAASDEKTEAKAEPAGETAEIATDAVEKAAKGDKKRPARPRKAKTESAPVDLAAAGLQLVETKADAAKVVAPVTEEKPRAPRRAASWQKQATETAATEPLVMVETQNK
- a CDS encoding RluA family pseudouridine synthase codes for the protein MNNLITENQGGKISKVSESAAAFLTVDEASEGQRVDNFLTKTLKGVPKSHVYRILRSGEVRVNKKRIDADFRLSLGDVVRVPPVRATIAEKPEGAVPAASKFENAIIYEDDAMLVIDKAAGFAVHGGSGVSRGVIEQLRMERPKAKFLELVHRLDRETSGVLMLAKKRSALVALHEAIRNNQTDKRYLMLVQGEWLEQKKRVVLDLQKYVLPNGERRVNVVTDASKDKFGERQTSETMFRLIKNYSHPIIGKYSLLEAQLVTGRTHQLRVQLSHLGFPIVGDDKYGDFALNKALVKHGLKRMFLHSSVTKIRHPLTQEKLELVAPMPTELGKFLKNLEKE
- a CDS encoding HAD-IA family hydrolase, whose translation is MVKQYDLIVWDWDGTLADSTGMITRAIIKAAEQAGLPPLTAQAASSIIGLGLRESIDTLYPGISDTQAKVLATQYNVNYFAGESDIPLFAGAADTIRALNRRGFKLAVATGKSRRGLNLALEHTQLRNFFHATRTVDECFSKPHPQMLDELMDDLVVLPERTLMIGDTSYDLQMAKNAGVQSIGVSYGAQSADAWQDLSPVQQFDDFNALSQWLLEYA
- a CDS encoding Rieske (2Fe-2S) protein, with product MHNLPGMDIDVDSVVLNSADLEDGGKGLRFALPALGQNVTGFVVRYKGKPYAYVNQCAHVSVELDWNQGEFFTAQQDFLICATHGAHYRPDNGFCVMGPCKGKSLKPLKAIEQNGQIIINITSAI